A window of Hippoglossus stenolepis isolate QCI-W04-F060 chromosome 18, HSTE1.2, whole genome shotgun sequence contains these coding sequences:
- the nfkbil1 gene encoding NF-kappa-B inhibitor-like protein 1 yields MVSSQQKRVWRYVEEGSLPKLKSYLRKHRDLEVNFSQGKRQRSPLHLACCRRDDAVLRLLLEHGADVLQRDHKGDTTLHTAANMALKHGKTAYDDLVVPLKQSCPEAMTVPNRAGVTPEDLLGFMRHPERAANPSRPPEADPEKEWVEKLFGECEDEFSEMFGVYDADNFLPVDEDEEDFGDWASRIRREYFDKKNAEAQRLAASSSEWKRKKSKQDKEQQAQSHKELHEKLQREHEEYLARAARKEEETRQGKKRRYDEKCAATFQSGSSEGSTKLSYSDIPWPAPKGTVQEMVDLMLHGVDRKDVPVFRKMLKKQQTLWHPDRFAQRCEARLEEKDKKRILDTVTALSQELNRLAQSLRA; encoded by the exons ATGGTGTCCAGCCAGCAGAAGCGGGTGTGGAGGTACGTGGAGGAGGGCAGTCTACCCAAGCTGAAGTCGTACCTGAGGAAGCACCGGGACCTGGAGGTGAACTTCTCCCAGGGCAAGCGGCAGAGGAGCCCGCTGCACCTCGCCTGCTGCCGGCGAGACGACGCcgtgctgcggctgctgctggagcacgGAGCCGATGTCCTCCAGAGGGACCATAAAGGAGACACGACGCTACACACCGCGGCCAACATGGCCCTCAAACACGGGAAGACAG CGTATGATGACCTGGTTGTGCCCCTGAAGCAGAGCTGTCCAGAGGCCATGACTGTCCCGAACCGGGCTGGAGTCACACCCGAGGACCTGCTGGGTTTCATGAGACACCCAGAG AGGGCAGCGAACCCGAGTCGTCCACCTGAAGCAGACCCTGAGAAGGAGTGGGTGGAGAAGCTGTTTGGTGAATGTGAAGATGAGTTCTCTGAAATGTTTGGAGTATACGACG CTGATAATTTTCTTCCTGTtgatgaagacgaggaagaTTTTGGGGACTGGGCCAGTCGTATTAGGAGAGAATATTTCGATAAAAAGAATGCTGAAGCTCAAAGACTGGCAGCGTCGTCTTCagaatggaaaagaaagaagagtaAACAAGATAAAGAGCAGCAGGCGCAAAGCCACAAGGAGCTGcatgagaagctgcagagggAACATGAAGAGTATCTGGCTCGAGCAGCACGTAAAGAGGAAGAGACTCGGCAGGGCAAGAAGCGCAGGTACGACGAGAAGTGTGCAGCTACTTTCCAGAGTGGCTCCTCAGAGGGCAGCACAAAGCTGAGCTACAGTGACATCCCCTGGCCAGCTCCCAAAGGTACAGTGCAGGAGATGGTGGACCTCATGCTGCACGGTGTGGACCGCAAGGACGTGCCGGTGTTTCGTAAAATGCTCAAGAAGCAGCAGACACTGTGGCATCCGGACAGATTTGCTCAGAGATGCGAGGCGCGGTTAGAGGAGAAGGACAAGAAGAGGATCCTGGACACAGTCACAGCTCTGTCACAGGAGCTCAACAGACTGGCTCAGAGTCTGAGGGCTTAA
- the LOC118125361 gene encoding apelin receptor B, with protein MESTEGTYDYYEYDESENSTMCDYSEWTPSYSVIPVLYMLIFILGLSGNGVVIFTVWRAQGKRRAADVYIGNLALADLTFVVTLPLWAVYTAMGYHWPFGVALCKISSYVVLLNMYASVFCLTCMSFDRYLAIVHSLSSNQLRSRGHTRGCLIGIWMLSGVLAAPTLLFRTTKDDPSTNRTSCAMDFSLVLTTKEEENLWIAGLSISSSALGFLLPFLAMMVCYGFIGCTVTRHFNTLRKEDQRKRRLLKIITTLVVVFAACWTPFHLVKSADALSYLDLFPATCAFLRFLLLAHPYATCLAYINSCLNPFLYAFFDLRFRSQCLCLLNLKKSLHASPASSLSSQKTEAQSLATKV; from the coding sequence ATGGAGTCAACTGAAGGTACCTATGATTACTATGAGTACGACGAGTCGGAGAACTCCACCATGTGTGACTACTCGGAGTGGACCCCCTCTTACTCCGTCATCCCGGTGCTCTACATGCTCATCTTCATCCTCGGTCTCTCCGGGAACGGGGTGGTCATCTTCACCGTGTGGAGGGCGCAGGGGAAGCGGCGCGCAGCGGACGTCTACATCGGGAACCTGGCCCTGGCTGACCTCACCTTCGTGGTCACGCTGCCCCTGTGGGCCGTGTACACCGCCATGGGCTACCACTGGCCCTTCGGGGTGGCCCTGTGCAAGATCAGCAGCTACGTGGTGCTGCTCAACATGTACGCCAGCGTCTTCTGCCTCACCTGCATGAGCTTCGACCGCTACCTGGCCATCGTGCACTCGCTGTCCAGCAACCAGCTGCGCTCCCGCGGCCACACGCGGGGCTGCCTCATCGGCATCTGGATGCTGTCCGGGGTCCTCGCCGCGCCCACCCTGCTGTTCCGCACCACCAAGGACGACCCCAGCACCAACCGCACCTCCTGCGCCATGGACTTCAGCCTGGTGTTGACCaccaaggaggaggagaacctgTGGATCGCCGGCCTCAGCATCTCCTCCTCGGCGCTGGGCTTCCTCCTGCCCTTCCTGGCCATGATGGTGTGCTACGGCTTCATCGGCTGCACCGTCACCCGCCACTTCAACACCCTGCGCAAGGAGGACCAGCGCAAGAGGAGGCTGCTGAAGATCATCACCACGCTGGTGGTGGTGTTCGCCGCCTGCTGGACGCCCTTCCACCTGGTGAAGAGCGCGGACGCCCTCTCCTACCTGGACCTGTTCCCCGCCACCTGTGCCTTCCTGCGCTTCCTGCTGCTGGCCCACCCGTACGCCACCTGCCTGGCCTACATCAACAGCTGCCTCAACCCCTTCCTCTACGCCTTCTTCGACCTGCGCTTCAGGTCCCAGTGCCTGTGCCTCCTCAACCTGAAGAAGTCCCTGCACGCCAGCCCAGCCAGCTCCCTGTCCTCCCAGAAGACAGAGGCCCAGTCCCTGGCCACCAAGGTGTGA